In the genome of Pseudomonas sp. HS6, one region contains:
- a CDS encoding alpha/beta hydrolase, protein MTEPLILQPVKAADACVIWLHGLGADRYDFLPVAEALQESLLSTRFVLPQAPTRPVTINGGYAMPSWYDIKAMSPARAIDRDELEVSADHVIELIEQQRASGIDASRIFLAGFSQGGAVVYHTAFLKWQGPLGGVLALSTYAPTFSDELELSASQQRIPVLALHGQFDNVVQNSMGRTAYEYLKAHGVTVTWQEYPMEHEVLPEEIRDIGVWLSERLR, encoded by the coding sequence ATGACCGAGCCCTTGATTCTTCAGCCTGTTAAGGCAGCCGACGCCTGCGTGATCTGGCTGCACGGCCTCGGCGCCGACCGCTATGACTTTCTGCCGGTGGCCGAGGCCTTGCAGGAAAGCCTGCTGAGCACGCGCTTCGTTTTGCCCCAGGCACCGACCCGCCCGGTGACCATAAATGGCGGTTATGCCATGCCGAGCTGGTACGACATCAAGGCCATGAGCCCGGCCCGGGCCATCGACCGCGATGAGCTGGAGGTGTCCGCCGATCACGTCATCGAATTGATCGAACAACAGCGCGCCAGCGGAATAGACGCTTCGCGGATTTTTCTCGCCGGCTTTTCCCAGGGCGGCGCGGTGGTCTATCACACCGCGTTTTTGAAATGGCAGGGGCCATTGGGCGGCGTGCTGGCGTTGTCGACCTACGCGCCGACCTTCAGCGACGAACTGGAGCTGTCCGCCAGCCAGCAACGGATTCCAGTGCTGGCACTCCACGGCCAGTTCGACAACGTGGTGCAGAACTCGATGGGCCGCACGGCGTATGAGTATCTGAAGGCCCATGGTGTCACCGTGACATGGCAGGAATACCCAATGGAGCACGAAGTGTTACCCGAGGAAATTCGCGACATCGGCGTGTGGCTGAGCGAACGTCTGCGCTGA
- the rhlB gene encoding ATP-dependent RNA helicase RhlB — translation MTVLKALKKMFGKSEAEQLAPAPSAPSHAPGHRSDAKPADRQAPAAAPKHEPAPAPVAAPDSESTRSEAPKPARPRREPKPKAPVIPWKLEDFVVEPQEGKTRFHDFKLAPELMHAIQDLGFPYCTPIQAQVLGFTLAGKDAIGRAQTGTGKTAAFLISIITQLLQTPPPKERYMGEPRALIIAPTRELVVQIAKDAADLTKYTGLNVMTFVGGMDFDKQLKHLEARHCDILVATPGRLLDFNQRGDVHLDMVEVMVLDEADRMLDMGFIPQVRQIIRQTPPKSERQTLLFSATFTEDVMNLAKQWTTDPAIVEIEVTNVANENVEQHIYAVAGADKYKLLFNLVNDNGWERVIVFANRKDEVRRIEERLVRDGINAAQLSGDVPQHKRIKTLEGFREGKIRVLVATDVAGRGIHIDGISHVINFTLPEVPDDYVHRIGRTGRAGADGVSISFAGEDDSYQLPSIEEKLGRKISCETPPTHLLRAVERKRPQ, via the coding sequence ATGACCGTGCTCAAAGCACTCAAGAAGATGTTCGGTAAAAGCGAGGCTGAGCAGCTCGCGCCAGCTCCCAGTGCGCCGTCGCACGCCCCCGGCCATCGCAGCGATGCCAAACCGGCCGACCGCCAGGCTCCTGCAGCCGCACCGAAACACGAACCGGCACCCGCTCCTGTAGCAGCTCCTGATTCAGAATCCACCCGCAGCGAAGCGCCTAAACCGGCCCGACCACGCCGCGAACCGAAGCCCAAGGCGCCGGTCATTCCCTGGAAACTCGAAGACTTCGTCGTCGAGCCACAGGAAGGCAAGACCCGTTTCCACGATTTCAAACTCGCCCCGGAACTGATGCACGCCATCCAGGACCTGGGTTTCCCGTATTGCACGCCGATCCAGGCGCAGGTGCTGGGCTTCACCCTCGCCGGCAAAGACGCCATCGGTCGCGCCCAGACCGGTACCGGCAAGACCGCCGCGTTCCTGATCTCGATCATCACCCAGCTGTTGCAGACCCCGCCGCCGAAAGAGCGTTACATGGGCGAGCCACGGGCACTGATCATCGCGCCGACCCGTGAGCTGGTGGTGCAGATCGCCAAGGACGCCGCCGACCTGACCAAGTACACCGGCCTCAACGTCATGACGTTCGTCGGCGGAATGGACTTCGACAAGCAGCTCAAGCACCTCGAAGCCCGCCACTGCGACATCCTCGTCGCCACCCCGGGCCGTCTGCTCGACTTCAACCAGCGCGGTGACGTGCACCTGGACATGGTCGAAGTGATGGTGCTGGACGAAGCCGACCGCATGCTCGACATGGGCTTCATCCCGCAAGTGCGGCAGATCATTCGACAGACCCCACCGAAAAGCGAACGCCAGACCCTGCTGTTCTCCGCGACTTTCACCGAAGACGTGATGAACCTCGCCAAGCAGTGGACCACCGACCCTGCCATCGTCGAAATCGAAGTCACCAACGTGGCCAACGAGAACGTCGAACAGCACATCTACGCGGTGGCCGGTGCCGACAAATACAAACTGCTCTTCAACCTGGTCAACGACAACGGCTGGGAGCGGGTCATCGTGTTCGCTAACCGCAAGGATGAAGTGCGGCGCATCGAAGAACGCCTGGTACGTGACGGTATCAACGCCGCGCAACTGTCCGGCGACGTGCCGCAGCACAAGCGGATCAAGACGCTGGAAGGTTTCCGCGAAGGCAAGATCCGCGTGCTGGTCGCCACCGACGTGGCCGGTCGCGGCATCCACATCGACGGCATCAGCCACGTGATCAACTTCACCCTGCCGGAAGTCCCGGACGACTACGTGCACCGCATCGGCCGTACCGGTCGTGCTGGCGCCGATGGCGTGTCGATCAGCTTCGCCGGTGAGGACGACTCCTACCAGTTGCCGTCCATCGAAGAAAAACTGGGTCGCAAGATCAGCTGTGAAACGCCGCCGACGCATCTATTGCGGGCGGTTGAGCGCAAGCGCCCACAGTAA
- a CDS encoding ornithine cyclodeaminase family protein gives MSSTPYVIDQTQARELLARIDVPQILRKLFRDLAAGHAVQPAQQLVEFPQGAGDFINYLGVLAEDGVYGVKTSPYIVREQGPLVTAWTLLMSMQTGQPLLLCDAGELTTARTAATTAVAVDALAPLKASRLAIIGSGKVAQAHLHYVKTLREWHSIRVYSPTLSEDAATASLLQTLDPRVSIADSREAALADADVIMLCTSSAGPVIDPATLSKPTLITSISTNAPRAHEVPPQSLNDMQVFCDYRLTTPGSAGEMLIASEQHGWDNSAIIGDLADLLSEKVQRPGYDRHVFFRSIGLGLEDIALANALYQLQR, from the coding sequence ATGTCCAGTACGCCGTACGTGATTGATCAAACCCAGGCCCGTGAGCTTCTGGCCCGGATCGATGTACCGCAGATCCTGCGCAAGCTGTTCCGTGACCTGGCGGCAGGGCATGCGGTGCAACCGGCGCAGCAACTGGTGGAATTCCCCCAGGGCGCCGGGGACTTCATCAACTATCTGGGCGTGCTGGCCGAGGACGGCGTGTACGGGGTCAAGACTTCGCCGTACATCGTTCGCGAACAAGGCCCACTGGTGACGGCGTGGACGCTGCTGATGTCGATGCAGACCGGTCAGCCGCTGCTGCTCTGCGATGCCGGCGAACTGACCACTGCCCGCACGGCTGCAACCACAGCTGTCGCCGTCGACGCCCTCGCCCCTTTGAAAGCCTCGCGCCTGGCGATCATCGGCAGCGGCAAGGTCGCCCAGGCGCACCTGCATTACGTCAAGACGTTGCGCGAATGGCATAGCATCCGCGTGTATTCACCCACGTTGAGCGAAGACGCGGCAACCGCCAGCCTGCTGCAAACCCTCGATCCGCGCGTGAGCATCGCTGACAGCCGCGAGGCCGCCCTTGCCGACGCAGACGTGATCATGCTCTGCACCTCCTCCGCAGGACCTGTGATCGACCCGGCAACCTTGAGCAAACCGACGCTGATCACCTCGATCAGCACCAACGCACCGCGCGCCCACGAAGTGCCGCCGCAGAGCCTCAACGACATGCAGGTGTTCTGCGACTATCGTCTGACCACGCCGGGTTCGGCGGGTGAAATGCTGATCGCCAGTGAACAACATGGCTGGGACAACAGCGCGATCATCGGTGACCTCGCGGATCTGCTCAGCGAGAAAGTGCAGCGCCCCGGTTACGACCGTCACGTGTTCTTCCGCTCCATCGGTCTGGGTCTGGAAGACATCGCCCTGGCCAACGCCCTTTATCAATTGCAGCGCTGA
- a CDS encoding FAD-binding oxidoreductase — protein MSHADFIIIGGGIAGASTGFWLSQHGKVVVLERESHPAYHSTGRSAALYSAAYGNPQVRALTQASREFFDHPPSGFCEHSLLTPRGEMTVDFTGDAAELNNQYLSAKATVPEMQLLSAEEACVRLPILRREKVHGAIYDPTASDIDTDALHQGYLRGIRRNNGQVLTDCEVLGLSRDADGVWQVQTNGQTFSAPVVINAAGAWADKVGALAGARSLGLQPKRRAAFIFAGPEGVNIHHWPMLVSLDESFYMKPDAGMFLGSPANADPVEPHDVQPEELDIAMGIYQIEEATTLTIRRPTRTWAGLRSFVADGDLLSGFDPQVPGLFWVAAQGGYGIQTSPAMGQASAALVRGESLPEHLKQFGLSAAMLSPARLA, from the coding sequence ATGAGTCATGCAGATTTCATCATCATCGGCGGCGGGATTGCTGGCGCGTCCACCGGTTTCTGGCTGTCGCAACATGGCAAGGTCGTGGTGCTGGAGCGCGAATCGCATCCGGCCTATCACTCCACCGGGCGCTCGGCCGCGCTCTACTCCGCCGCTTACGGCAACCCGCAAGTGCGGGCATTGACCCAGGCCAGCCGCGAATTTTTCGACCATCCGCCCAGCGGCTTCTGTGAACACTCGCTACTGACTCCGCGCGGTGAAATGACTGTGGATTTCACCGGTGACGCCGCCGAACTGAACAATCAATACCTCAGCGCCAAAGCCACGGTGCCGGAAATGCAGTTGCTCAGTGCTGAAGAAGCCTGCGTGCGGCTGCCGATCCTGCGCCGGGAAAAGGTCCACGGCGCGATCTATGACCCAACCGCGAGCGACATCGACACCGACGCTCTGCATCAAGGCTATTTGCGCGGTATCCGCCGCAACAACGGGCAAGTCCTGACCGATTGCGAAGTGCTCGGGCTGAGCCGTGATGCCGACGGCGTCTGGCAAGTGCAGACCAACGGCCAGACGTTCAGCGCTCCCGTCGTGATCAACGCCGCAGGCGCCTGGGCCGACAAAGTCGGTGCCCTGGCCGGCGCCCGGTCGCTGGGCCTGCAACCGAAACGTCGCGCAGCGTTCATCTTCGCCGGCCCCGAAGGCGTGAACATTCACCACTGGCCGATGCTGGTCAGCCTCGACGAATCGTTCTACATGAAGCCCGACGCCGGCATGTTCCTCGGCTCCCCGGCCAACGCCGACCCGGTCGAGCCGCACGACGTGCAGCCCGAAGAACTGGACATCGCCATGGGCATCTACCAGATCGAAGAAGCGACGACTCTGACCATCCGCCGCCCGACCCGCACCTGGGCCGGCCTGCGCAGTTTCGTCGCCGACGGTGATTTGTTGTCCGGGTTCGATCCACAGGTGCCAGGACTGTTCTGGGTCGCGGCCCAGGGCGGTTACGGCATCCAGACTTCGCCGGCCATGGGCCAGGCCAGCGCGGCGCTGGTGCGTGGTGAGTCGCTGCCCGAGCACCTCAAGCAGTTCGGTCTGTCCGCCGCCATGCTCTCCCCTGCCCGTCTGGCCTGA
- a CDS encoding transcriptional regulator translates to MTAPEQSPELNDAALDNFHAIADAIATLFFPHAEVVLHDLRTQKVDYIANNLSKRVIGDESSLEDMLSDDVSERNIGPYEKLNWDGQKIRSLSTVLRDSEGHPLAVLCINLNISLFENAKAALDLFLSPSKLIPQPDSLFRDDWQERINTFLHAWLRERQLSLNLLTRDHKRELVLALHAEGAFKGKSASNYVANVLNMGRATVYKHLKELKG, encoded by the coding sequence ATGACCGCCCCCGAACAATCTCCTGAGCTGAATGACGCCGCGCTGGATAACTTCCACGCCATCGCCGACGCCATCGCCACCCTGTTCTTTCCCCACGCCGAAGTGGTGTTGCATGACCTGCGCACGCAGAAGGTCGACTACATCGCCAACAACCTGTCGAAACGGGTGATCGGCGATGAATCGTCGCTGGAAGACATGCTCAGCGACGACGTCAGCGAACGGAACATCGGCCCGTACGAAAAGCTCAATTGGGACGGCCAGAAGATTCGCAGCCTGAGCACGGTGCTACGCGACAGCGAAGGGCATCCGCTGGCGGTGTTGTGCATCAACCTGAATATTTCGCTGTTCGAGAACGCCAAAGCCGCGCTGGATCTGTTCCTCTCGCCGAGCAAACTGATTCCGCAACCGGATTCACTGTTTCGCGATGACTGGCAAGAACGGATCAACACCTTCCTGCACGCCTGGCTACGCGAGCGGCAACTGAGCCTGAATCTGCTGACCCGCGATCACAAACGCGAACTGGTGCTGGCACTGCACGCCGAAGGGGCGTTCAAGGGCAAGAGCGCCTCGAACTATGTGGCCAATGTGCTGAACATGGGGCGGGCGACGGTGTACAAGCATTTGAAGGAATTGAAGGGCTGA
- a CDS encoding ABC transporter substrate-binding protein translates to MKKFPLITGLALSLLACSSVFAAEKTLRIGIEAAYPPFASKTDQGEIVGFDYDIGNALCAQMQVKCVWVEGEFDGLIPSLKVKKIDMALSSMTINEDRKKSVDFTHKYYFTSSRLVMKEGATVDDQYASLKGKTVGVQRATTTDRYATEVFEPKGINVKRYGNNEEIYMDLAAGRLDAIFADTIPLNDFLSMPRGKGYAFVGPELKDPKYVGEGAGIAVRKGNAELVSQLNTAIDGIRASGEYQKISEKYFKSDIYGD, encoded by the coding sequence ATGAAGAAATTCCCCCTCATCACCGGTCTGGCGCTGAGCCTGTTGGCGTGCAGTAGCGTGTTTGCCGCCGAGAAAACCCTGCGCATCGGTATCGAAGCGGCTTATCCGCCCTTCGCCTCAAAGACCGACCAAGGTGAAATCGTCGGTTTCGACTACGACATCGGCAATGCCCTGTGCGCGCAGATGCAGGTCAAGTGCGTGTGGGTCGAGGGCGAGTTCGACGGTCTGATTCCTTCCCTGAAAGTGAAGAAAATCGACATGGCGCTGTCGTCCATGACCATCAACGAAGACCGCAAGAAGTCCGTGGACTTCACCCACAAGTACTATTTCACCTCGTCGCGGCTGGTAATGAAGGAAGGCGCGACCGTCGATGACCAGTACGCCAGCCTCAAGGGCAAGACTGTCGGCGTGCAGCGTGCGACCACCACTGATCGCTACGCCACCGAGGTGTTCGAGCCTAAGGGCATCAACGTCAAGCGCTATGGCAACAACGAAGAAATCTACATGGACCTGGCGGCCGGGCGTCTCGATGCGATTTTTGCCGATACCATCCCTCTGAACGATTTCCTGTCGATGCCTCGGGGCAAGGGTTACGCGTTTGTCGGGCCGGAACTGAAGGATCCGAAATACGTGGGCGAGGGCGCCGGGATTGCGGTGCGCAAGGGCAACGCCGAACTGGTCAGCCAGCTGAACACCGCCATCGACGGCATTCGCGCCAGTGGCGAGTATCAGAAAATTTCCGAGAAGTACTTCAAGTCGGACATCTACGGCGACTGA
- the moaE gene encoding molybdopterin synthase catalytic subunit MoaE has protein sequence MAIRVQSTAFDPGAEVNAMHAANVGVGAVVSFVGYVRDFNDGLDVAGMFLEHYPGMTEKALGKIAVEAEQRWPLLKLEVLHRIGALEPGEPIVFVGAASAHRQAAFDACAFVMDYLKTRAPFWKKENTSDGPRWVEGRDSDHAAADRWKQ, from the coding sequence ATGGCGATTCGTGTGCAGTCCACGGCTTTCGATCCCGGTGCTGAAGTCAACGCGATGCACGCGGCCAATGTCGGCGTCGGCGCGGTGGTGAGTTTTGTCGGCTACGTGCGCGACTTCAACGATGGGCTCGATGTCGCCGGGATGTTCCTCGAACACTATCCGGGCATGACCGAAAAGGCCCTGGGCAAGATTGCCGTCGAGGCCGAGCAGCGTTGGCCGTTGTTGAAACTGGAAGTGCTGCACCGCATCGGCGCGCTGGAGCCGGGCGAACCGATCGTGTTCGTCGGCGCCGCCAGCGCCCATCGTCAGGCGGCATTCGACGCCTGCGCCTTCGTCATGGATTACCTGAAAACCCGCGCGCCATTCTGGAAGAAAGAGAACACCAGCGACGGCCCGCGCTGGGTCGAGGGTCGTGACAGCGATCATGCCGCTGCGGATCGCTGGAAGCAGTAA
- a CDS encoding MoaD/ThiS family protein: MNLTVKFFARYREALGVDSVKVEGDFATVDDVRALLARRDGAEVLSEQNLMCARNEDLCQLDEPVVDGDEVAFFPTVTGG, translated from the coding sequence ATGAACCTGACCGTGAAATTTTTTGCCCGTTACCGTGAGGCGCTGGGCGTGGATTCGGTGAAGGTCGAGGGCGATTTCGCAACGGTCGACGACGTGCGCGCATTGCTCGCCAGGCGTGACGGCGCCGAGGTGTTGAGCGAACAGAATCTGATGTGCGCGCGCAACGAAGACCTTTGCCAGCTCGACGAACCGGTGGTCGATGGCGACGAAGTGGCGTTTTTCCCCACCGTGACCGGAGGCTGA
- the moaC gene encoding cyclic pyranopterin monophosphate synthase MoaC, which produces MLTHLDSQGRANMVDVTEKAVTFREATAQALVRMLPDTLQMIVSGGHPKGDVFAVARIAGIQAAKKTSDLIPLCHPLMLTGVKVELSAEGDDAVRIVARCKLSGQTGVEMEALTAASVAALTIYDMCKAVDRGMTIESVRLLEKVGGKSGHFQAEQP; this is translated from the coding sequence GTGCTGACTCATCTCGATTCCCAAGGTCGCGCCAACATGGTCGACGTCACCGAAAAAGCCGTGACGTTCCGCGAGGCGACGGCCCAAGCGCTGGTGCGCATGCTGCCCGATACTCTGCAGATGATCGTCAGCGGCGGCCATCCCAAGGGCGACGTGTTCGCCGTGGCGCGCATCGCCGGCATTCAGGCGGCAAAGAAAACCAGTGACCTGATTCCGCTGTGCCATCCGCTGATGCTCACCGGCGTCAAAGTCGAGCTCAGCGCCGAAGGCGACGATGCCGTGCGCATCGTGGCTCGTTGCAAGCTGTCCGGGCAGACCGGTGTCGAAATGGAAGCGCTGACCGCCGCCAGCGTCGCCGCACTGACGATCTACGACATGTGCAAAGCCGTGGATCGGGGCATGACCATCGAAAGCGTGCGTCTGTTGGAGAAAGTCGGCGGCAAGAGCGGGCATTTCCAGGCGGAGCAGCCATGA
- a CDS encoding PhoH family protein produces the protein MDDHGRSPSSNQPILYVLDTNVLIHDPNALLNFEEHHVAIPMTVLEELDKLKSGHHSVAAECRQAIRLIDKTLGDASPEDVEQGVPIQRGKSGPKGLLSILMSKQAESNLILPEHLNDNKIINQLIDLHARDPKKPVVLVTKDINMRLKARACGIAAEDYSTDQLVDDVSLLPNGYHNMTGSFWDLVSKVETRQDHGRTWHQVKLIDNLPAVHINEFIIDEQGFVGWIKEIEEDRLLILDLHQEPLLHQEAWGLKPRDIYQSLALYALLDPDIHLVNLSGAAGSGKTILALAAAIEQTMVSKRYRRIIATRSVQGLDQEIGFLPGTEAEKMEPWLGAITDNLEALHMDDENTHGSVDYILSKVPLQFKSLNYIRGRSFQQSLILIDECQNLTPHQMKTIITRAGAGSKVVCLGNLAQIDTPYLSATSSGLTYLTERFKDFPNGVHITLQGVPRSILAEYAESHL, from the coding sequence ATGGATGATCACGGACGTAGCCCTTCCTCCAACCAGCCAATCCTTTATGTACTCGATACCAACGTACTGATTCACGATCCAAACGCCCTGCTGAATTTCGAAGAACACCACGTCGCGATCCCGATGACCGTGCTTGAAGAGCTGGACAAACTCAAGAGCGGGCATCACAGCGTGGCCGCCGAATGCCGCCAGGCCATCCGGCTGATCGACAAGACGCTGGGCGATGCCTCGCCCGAAGACGTCGAGCAAGGGGTGCCGATCCAGCGCGGAAAGAGCGGGCCAAAGGGGTTGCTGTCAATTTTGATGAGCAAGCAGGCGGAGTCGAACCTGATTCTGCCCGAGCACCTGAACGACAACAAAATCATCAACCAGTTGATCGATCTGCACGCCCGTGATCCGAAGAAACCGGTGGTGCTGGTCACCAAAGACATCAACATGCGCCTCAAGGCGCGCGCCTGCGGGATCGCGGCCGAGGACTACAGCACCGACCAGTTGGTCGACGACGTGTCCCTGCTGCCCAACGGTTATCACAACATGACCGGCTCTTTCTGGGACTTAGTGAGCAAGGTCGAAACCCGTCAGGATCATGGCCGCACCTGGCACCAGGTGAAGCTGATCGACAACCTGCCTGCCGTCCATATCAACGAATTCATCATTGATGAACAGGGCTTCGTTGGCTGGATCAAGGAGATTGAAGAAGACCGCCTGCTGATTCTCGATCTGCACCAGGAACCTTTGCTGCATCAGGAAGCCTGGGGTCTGAAGCCGCGTGACATCTACCAGAGCCTGGCGCTGTACGCCTTGCTCGACCCTGACATTCATCTGGTCAACCTGTCCGGCGCCGCCGGTTCCGGCAAGACCATCCTGGCGCTGGCCGCTGCGATCGAGCAGACCATGGTCAGCAAGCGTTATCGCCGCATCATCGCGACCCGCAGCGTGCAGGGTCTGGACCAGGAAATCGGCTTCCTGCCCGGCACCGAGGCGGAAAAAATGGAGCCGTGGCTGGGCGCCATCACCGACAACCTCGAAGCCTTGCACATGGATGACGAAAACACCCATGGCAGCGTCGACTACATCCTCAGCAAAGTGCCGTTGCAGTTCAAATCGCTCAACTACATTCGCGGTCGCAGCTTCCAGCAGAGCCTGATCCTGATCGACGAATGCCAGAACCTCACGCCGCACCAGATGAAAACCATCATCACCCGGGCTGGCGCCGGTTCCAAAGTGGTGTGCCTGGGCAACCTGGCACAGATCGACACCCCTTACCTGTCCGCGACCAGTTCCGGGCTGACCTACCTGACCGAACGCTTCAAAGACTTCCCCAACGGTGTGCACATCACGCTGCAAGGGGTGCCACGTTCGATTCTGGCCGAATACGCCGAATCGCATCTGTAA
- a CDS encoding polysaccharide deacetylase family protein has product MRIVLLFTVWLLSFGAVAAPGDIATLDRSTWPEKLDNPTLFDVASRAEILMFARSLLGSEALDEAALAQRLGLRTVNLDAINSLRARLWQRLLTNYNFAQQSCDQDASFCFLVEDLPTLREQAAKFVVSDESYYTKWAEPSRIFHLQYLDELLRKAALSPQTTSEVDHFGDYERNGDEMHDRLFLLSFDSAANLQPDNTDWIADYLRKSSLSGTFFLLGKDVQARLADRSVNNLQSEFSKLCVGVQGWEFRSHSHWQDWQDSVRRSADLVKNKLPENYVPLFRPPEGQRRSDAGSFFRNQGLQVALWDIDAQDGAGKLKGNPSAQRVLTLMLLWRHGVINFNMKQDAVKTALPWLITQTAQSGIGWEDCQDAFR; this is encoded by the coding sequence TTGCGCATTGTTCTTTTATTCACCGTGTGGCTGTTGAGCTTCGGGGCTGTTGCGGCGCCGGGCGATATTGCCACGCTCGATCGCAGCACCTGGCCGGAGAAACTCGACAACCCGACCCTGTTCGACGTCGCCTCGCGGGCGGAAATCCTGATGTTCGCCCGGAGCCTGCTGGGCAGCGAAGCGCTGGATGAGGCCGCGCTGGCCCAGCGCCTGGGGCTGCGCACAGTCAATCTGGACGCGATCAACAGCCTGCGTGCGCGTTTATGGCAGCGGCTACTGACCAACTACAACTTCGCTCAACAGAGTTGCGATCAGGACGCCTCCTTCTGCTTCCTCGTCGAAGACCTGCCGACCCTGCGTGAGCAGGCGGCCAAGTTCGTGGTCAGCGATGAAAGCTATTACACCAAGTGGGCCGAGCCGAGCCGGATCTTCCATCTGCAATACTTGGATGAACTGCTGCGCAAGGCAGCGCTGTCGCCGCAAACCACCAGCGAAGTCGATCATTTCGGCGACTACGAGCGCAATGGCGACGAGATGCACGACCGGCTGTTCCTGCTGAGTTTCGACAGCGCCGCGAACCTGCAGCCGGACAACACCGACTGGATCGCCGACTACCTGCGCAAATCCAGTCTGAGCGGCACCTTCTTCTTGCTGGGCAAGGATGTGCAGGCGCGGTTGGCGGATCGCTCGGTGAACAACCTGCAATCGGAATTCTCGAAACTCTGCGTGGGTGTGCAGGGCTGGGAGTTTCGCTCCCACAGCCACTGGCAGGACTGGCAGGATTCGGTGCGCCGCAGTGCCGATCTGGTGAAAAACAAGTTGCCGGAAAACTACGTGCCGCTGTTCCGTCCGCCGGAGGGTCAGCGCCGCAGCGATGCTGGCAGTTTCTTCCGCAATCAGGGCCTGCAAGTGGCGCTGTGGGACATCGATGCCCAGGACGGCGCGGGCAAGCTCAAGGGCAATCCGAGCGCACAGCGGGTGCTGACCCTGATGCTGTTGTGGCGTCACGGGGTGATCAATTTCAACATGAAGCAGGATGCGGTGAAGACGGCGTTGCCGTGGCTGATCACGCAAACCGCACAAAGCGGCATCGGCTGGGAAGACTGTCAGGACGCTTTTCGCTGA
- the yaaA gene encoding peroxide stress protein YaaA: protein MLMVISPAKTLDYETPPATQRFTQPQYLDHSQELIQQLRELTPAQISDLMHVSDKIGGLNAARFGSWTPAFTTENAKQALLAFKGDVYTGLDAQSFSEADFDYAQQHLRMLSGLYGLLRPLDLMQPYRLEMGTKLPNARGKDLYAFWGTRISEWLNEALADQGDDVLLNLASNEYFSAVKRTALNARIINTEFKDLKNGQYKIISFYAKKARGLMSRFVIQERINDPAALKQFDVQGYRYSAEQSKPDNLVFLRDHAPE from the coding sequence ATGCTGATGGTGATTTCCCCCGCCAAGACCCTCGATTACGAAACACCGCCGGCGACCCAGCGCTTCACCCAGCCGCAGTACCTCGACCATTCCCAGGAGCTGATCCAGCAATTGCGCGAGCTGACGCCTGCGCAGATCAGCGATCTGATGCACGTCTCCGACAAGATCGGTGGCCTTAACGCCGCGCGTTTCGGCAGTTGGACGCCTGCGTTCACCACCGAGAACGCCAAACAGGCGCTGCTGGCCTTCAAGGGTGACGTCTACACCGGACTCGACGCCCAGAGCTTCAGCGAAGCCGATTTCGATTACGCGCAACAACATCTGCGCATGCTCTCCGGCCTCTACGGCCTGCTGCGCCCGCTCGACCTGATGCAACCTTATCGCCTGGAAATGGGCACCAAACTGCCTAACGCCCGCGGCAAGGACTTGTACGCATTCTGGGGCACGCGCATCAGCGAATGGCTGAACGAAGCGCTGGCCGATCAGGGCGATGATGTGCTGCTGAACCTGGCGTCCAACGAGTACTTCTCGGCGGTCAAACGCACAGCCCTGAACGCGCGGATCATCAACACCGAGTTCAAGGACCTGAAAAATGGCCAGTACAAGATCATCAGCTTCTACGCCAAGAAGGCTCGAGGCCTGATGAGCCGCTTCGTTATCCAGGAGCGCATTAACGATCCGGCCGCCCTCAAACAGTTCGATGTTCAGGGTTATCGCTACAGCGCCGAACAGTCGAAACCGGACAATCTGGTGTTTCTGCGCGACCACGCCCCGGAATAA